In a single window of the Streptomyces cinnabarinus genome:
- a CDS encoding MBL fold metallo-hydrolase: MSGSATRLRTELTEVADGVYAHLQPDGGWCLSNAGVVAGPEGLVLVDTAATAARAAALREAVDGLGRGPVRVLVNTHHHGDHTHGNGAFGGATVVAHARTRAEMVKNGLALTGVWPDVAWGDLSVRLPDLTFTDELTLYQGDREIRLLHLGPAHTNDDVVAWLPEERVLFAGDIAMAGSSPFVLMGSVSGSLAVLARLRALRPRTVVCGHGPVRGPEVLDETEEYLRWIQRVAAEGRAQRLTPLVAAKEAGKGAFSHLTEFERVVGNLHRAYAELDEREAIASGRTVDVAEAFGEMITYNGGSLPTCHA; the protein is encoded by the coding sequence ATGAGCGGATCCGCCACCAGGCTGCGGACCGAGCTGACCGAGGTCGCCGATGGCGTGTACGCCCACCTCCAGCCCGACGGGGGCTGGTGCCTGAGCAACGCGGGCGTGGTAGCCGGCCCCGAAGGGCTGGTGCTCGTCGACACCGCGGCCACGGCGGCGCGGGCGGCGGCGCTGCGGGAGGCCGTGGACGGCCTGGGCCGGGGCCCGGTGCGGGTGCTGGTCAACACCCACCACCACGGTGACCACACCCACGGCAACGGCGCCTTCGGGGGCGCGACGGTCGTGGCGCACGCCCGCACCCGCGCGGAGATGGTCAAGAACGGCCTGGCCCTCACGGGGGTCTGGCCGGACGTGGCGTGGGGCGACCTGTCGGTACGGCTGCCGGACCTCACCTTCACGGACGAGCTGACGCTGTACCAGGGCGACCGCGAGATCCGGCTGCTGCACCTGGGCCCCGCGCACACCAACGACGACGTGGTGGCGTGGCTGCCCGAGGAGCGGGTCCTGTTCGCCGGGGACATCGCGATGGCGGGCAGTTCCCCGTTCGTCCTGATGGGCTCGGTCTCCGGCTCGCTGGCCGTGCTGGCCCGGCTGCGCGCCCTGCGGCCCCGCACGGTGGTCTGCGGCCACGGTCCGGTCCGGGGTCCCGAGGTGCTGGACGAGACGGAGGAGTACCTGCGCTGGATCCAGCGGGTGGCGGCGGAGGGCAGGGCCCAGCGGCTTACCCCGCTGGTGGCGGCGAAGGAGGCGGGCAAGGGCGCCTTCAGCCATCTCACGGAGTTCGAGCGCGTCGTCGGCAACCTCCACCGCGCCTACGCCGAACTGGACGAGCGCGAGGCGATCGCCTCCGGCCGGACGGTGGACGTGGCGGAGGCGTTCGGCGAGATGATCACGTACAACGGCGGCAGCCTGCCCACCTGCCACGCGTGA
- a CDS encoding aromatase/cyclase: MPNTVHTTRIAAPARAVHALVADVTVWPLMFEPCVHAEYVEGAPRTEGREHIRIWAFAGSEIRSWTSERVLDPHALTVDFRQEEPAAPLASMSGRWLAKDLGGGETLLELHHEFEAFTDEHFVLHALHQNSPAELAGVRIAAENPRAPYTFEDSLRIAAPPHVVYGFLHEADRWPGRLKHVASLELTDEAPGIQRMVMETRGPDGTAHHSESVRVCRPEAGSIAYKQIRTPTVLVAHTGEWRLDALPDGTTLATSRHSVILADPKARETVRNALGTNSRATLRRAKEFAETRRP, from the coding sequence ATGCCGAACACCGTCCACACCACCCGGATCGCGGCGCCCGCGCGGGCCGTCCACGCGCTCGTCGCCGATGTGACCGTCTGGCCGCTGATGTTCGAGCCCTGCGTCCACGCCGAATATGTCGAGGGCGCCCCGCGCACCGAGGGCCGGGAGCACATCCGCATCTGGGCGTTCGCGGGCTCGGAGATCCGCAGCTGGACCTCCGAGCGGGTGCTCGACCCGCACGCCCTGACCGTCGACTTCCGCCAGGAGGAACCGGCCGCGCCGCTGGCCTCGATGAGCGGACGCTGGCTGGCGAAGGATCTCGGCGGCGGCGAGACCCTGCTCGAACTCCACCACGAGTTCGAGGCGTTCACCGACGAGCACTTCGTGCTGCACGCCCTGCACCAGAACAGCCCGGCCGAACTGGCCGGGGTGCGGATCGCCGCCGAGAACCCCAGGGCGCCGTACACCTTCGAGGACAGCCTGCGCATCGCGGCGCCCCCGCACGTCGTCTACGGCTTCCTCCACGAGGCCGACCGCTGGCCGGGGCGGCTGAAGCACGTGGCCTCGCTGGAGCTCACCGATGAGGCCCCGGGCATCCAGCGGATGGTGATGGAGACCCGCGGCCCCGACGGAACGGCGCACCACAGCGAGTCGGTACGGGTGTGCAGGCCCGAGGCCGGCAGCATCGCCTACAAGCAGATCCGCACGCCGACCGTGCTGGTCGCCCACACCGGGGAGTGGCGGCTGGACGCGCTGCCCGACGGCACGACGCTCGCGACGTCCCGGCACAGCGTGATCCTGGCCGACCCGAAGGCCCGGGAGACGGTGCGCAACGCGCTGGGGACGAACAGCAGGGCGACCCTGCGGCGGGCGAAGGAGTTCGCGGAGACGCGCCGGCCGTAG
- a CDS encoding acyl-CoA carboxylase subunit epsilon, translating to MLRGEPTPEELSALLTVLLALSGRQDEQAEGEPLPLQPPAVSWTQTTGGGTSWAAPGYPYWAAMS from the coding sequence GTGCTACGAGGCGAACCCACACCGGAAGAACTCTCGGCCCTGCTCACGGTCCTGCTGGCCCTCTCCGGCCGGCAGGACGAGCAGGCGGAGGGCGAACCGCTGCCGCTCCAGCCGCCGGCGGTGTCCTGGACGCAGACCACCGGAGGGGGGACGAGTTGGGCGGCGCCGGGATACCCGTACTGGGCGGCGATGTCATGA
- a CDS encoding ATP-binding protein, whose amino-acid sequence MAVPSTPATPSGAASPRVPLPSGAGGPARPHISELRLAAFAGHRRVGVPLGAVTVLTGPSGCGKTTALLAYEALARLGGGAALADVFPDPVACVPYGARPDAQRRRGFRVGCTAEGPEGPVRLDVAVQAEPELRVVGERLTADGVTLLETALRDPGRRTVQAAWHTAGSSPVTRAPLPDDRLGTALLPLRVAGKTDGQRRVLAAAEQMVVALRSVFPCDPRPDWMRVPVPIGSGRLLGGCDNLADVLWRTRQECARRHQQFVAAVRAGCRGPVAEVLAEPLGDGTVRGVLDRGDGGRTDFGRLGDGELRYLALTLVLLTGPGVLEVDPPGEVPPAMRTLTVLTDGLERALDPRQGAELLGLAARMGERGHIRLVGTVSDPAWARGTPGVTVVHLNP is encoded by the coding sequence ATGGCCGTGCCTTCCACCCCGGCGACGCCGTCCGGCGCCGCGTCGCCCCGGGTGCCCCTTCCCTCCGGCGCCGGAGGGCCCGCTCGTCCCCACATCAGCGAGTTACGCCTCGCCGCCTTCGCCGGACACCGGCGGGTCGGCGTGCCGCTCGGAGCGGTCACGGTGCTCACCGGACCCAGCGGATGCGGGAAGACGACCGCGCTGCTCGCGTACGAGGCGCTCGCCCGGCTCGGTGGCGGTGCTGCGCTGGCCGACGTGTTCCCGGACCCCGTCGCCTGCGTCCCCTACGGGGCACGCCCCGACGCCCAGCGGCGCCGGGGCTTCCGGGTCGGGTGCACCGCCGAAGGGCCCGAGGGCCCGGTCCGGCTCGACGTCGCCGTACAGGCCGAGCCCGAACTGCGCGTCGTCGGCGAGCGGCTGACCGCGGACGGCGTCACCCTCCTGGAGACCGCGCTGCGCGATCCCGGGCGCCGCACCGTGCAGGCCGCCTGGCACACCGCCGGATCCTCGCCGGTCACCCGCGCCCCGCTGCCCGACGACCGCCTCGGCACCGCCCTGCTGCCGCTGCGCGTCGCCGGGAAGACGGACGGACAGCGCAGGGTCCTCGCCGCCGCCGAGCAGATGGTCGTCGCCCTGCGCTCGGTCTTCCCCTGTGATCCTCGCCCCGACTGGATGCGCGTCCCCGTCCCGATCGGCTCGGGCCGGCTGCTCGGCGGCTGCGACAACCTCGCCGACGTCCTGTGGCGCACCCGCCAGGAATGCGCCCGCCGCCACCAGCAGTTCGTCGCGGCTGTCCGCGCCGGATGCCGCGGCCCCGTCGCCGAGGTCCTCGCCGAGCCGCTCGGCGACGGCACCGTCCGGGGCGTGCTGGACCGGGGCGACGGCGGCCGCACGGACTTCGGCCGCCTCGGCGACGGCGAACTGCGCTACCTCGCGCTCACCCTGGTGCTGCTCACCGGCCCCGGCGTGCTGGAGGTCGACCCGCCCGGCGAGGTGCCCCCCGCGATGCGCACCCTCACCGTCCTCACGGACGGCCTCGAACGCGCCCTCGACCCACGCCAGGGCGCCGAACTGCTCGGCCTCGCGGCCCGGATGGGCGAGCGCGGCCACATCCGTCTCGTCGGCACGGTCAGCGACCCGGCCTGGGCCCGCGGAACGCCCGGCGTCACGGTGGTACACCTGAACCCGTGA
- a CDS encoding acyl-CoA carboxylase subunit beta, whose protein sequence is MDRTTPPLRERTAELHELRESVHRGPSERATQAQHAKGKLTARERIDLLFDRGTFTETEGLRRHRATGFGLEARRPHTDGVITGWGRVNGRTAFVYAHDFRIFGGALGEAHAQKIHKLMDLATAAGAPVIGLCDGAGARIQEGVTALAGYGGIFSRNVRNSGVIPQISVIMGPCAGGAAYSPALTDFVFMVRGTSQMFITGPDVVQAVTGEEITMNGLGGADPHSTSSGVAHAVFDDEEECLENVRFLLSLLPSNNRESAPQVAESDPADRRTEALLDLVPADPRASYDVRDVIEEIVDDGFLFEIHENWARNVVCALVRMGGDVTGVIANQPTVQAGALDIQASEKAARFVRFCDSFNIPLLTLVDVPGFLPGVDQEHGGIIRHGAKLLYAYCDATVPRVQLIMRKAYGGAYIVMDSRSIGCDVSFAWPVNEIAVMGAEGAANVVFRREIAASDDPQATREQLVKEYRSELMHPYYAAERGLVDDVIDPAETRARLIDALRTLRRKHADRPSRKHGNQPQ, encoded by the coding sequence ATGGACCGCACTACCCCTCCACTCCGGGAACGGACGGCCGAACTCCATGAACTGCGCGAGTCGGTGCACCGCGGTCCCTCGGAGCGGGCGACCCAGGCACAACACGCCAAGGGGAAGCTGACCGCACGCGAACGGATCGACCTGCTCTTCGACCGGGGCACCTTCACCGAGACCGAGGGCCTTCGCCGGCACCGCGCGACCGGCTTCGGCCTGGAGGCCCGCCGCCCGCACACCGACGGTGTGATCACCGGCTGGGGCCGCGTCAACGGCCGCACCGCCTTCGTCTACGCCCATGACTTCCGGATCTTCGGCGGTGCCCTCGGCGAGGCGCACGCGCAGAAGATCCACAAGCTGATGGACCTCGCGACGGCGGCCGGCGCCCCGGTGATCGGCCTGTGCGACGGCGCCGGCGCCCGGATCCAGGAGGGCGTCACCGCGCTCGCCGGATACGGCGGCATCTTCTCCCGCAATGTGCGCAACTCCGGGGTCATCCCCCAGATCAGCGTCATCATGGGCCCCTGCGCGGGCGGCGCCGCCTACTCGCCGGCGCTCACCGACTTCGTGTTCATGGTGCGCGGCACCTCGCAGATGTTCATCACCGGACCGGACGTCGTCCAGGCGGTGACCGGCGAGGAGATCACCATGAACGGGCTCGGCGGCGCCGACCCGCACTCCACCTCCTCCGGGGTGGCCCACGCCGTCTTCGACGACGAGGAGGAGTGCCTGGAGAACGTCCGCTTCCTGCTCTCCCTGCTCCCCTCGAACAACCGCGAATCCGCGCCCCAGGTCGCCGAGTCCGACCCCGCCGACCGGCGCACCGAGGCCCTGCTGGACCTGGTCCCGGCCGACCCGCGCGCCTCCTACGACGTCCGGGACGTCATCGAGGAGATCGTCGACGACGGGTTCCTGTTCGAGATCCACGAGAACTGGGCCCGCAATGTGGTCTGCGCACTGGTCCGGATGGGCGGCGACGTCACCGGCGTCATCGCCAACCAGCCCACGGTGCAGGCCGGCGCGCTGGACATCCAGGCCTCCGAGAAGGCGGCCCGGTTCGTGCGGTTCTGCGACTCCTTCAACATCCCGCTGCTCACCCTGGTCGACGTGCCCGGCTTCCTGCCCGGCGTGGACCAGGAGCACGGCGGGATCATCCGGCACGGCGCGAAGCTGCTGTACGCGTACTGCGACGCGACCGTGCCCCGGGTGCAGCTGATCATGCGCAAGGCGTACGGCGGCGCGTACATCGTCATGGACTCGCGGTCCATCGGCTGCGACGTCTCCTTCGCCTGGCCGGTCAACGAGATCGCGGTGATGGGCGCGGAGGGCGCGGCGAACGTCGTCTTCCGGCGGGAGATCGCCGCGTCCGACGATCCGCAGGCGACGCGCGAGCAGCTGGTGAAGGAGTACCGCTCGGAGCTGATGCACCCCTACTACGCCGCCGAGCGCGGCCTGGTGGACGACGTGATCGACCCGGCGGAGACCCGCGCCCGGCTGATCGACGCCCTGCGCACCCTGCGCCGCAAGCACGCCGACCGGCCTTCCCGCAAGCACGGGAACCAGCCCCAGTGA
- a CDS encoding DUF6099 family protein: protein MDAVRLIVTSRRALAGTERAPDIMTEVWQAQALAQAIGSRLAVFGPPELRGEALGLTELAGRGCGVLDTPEIDTKDLRAAQLGELGDARQALMYLGGLLGEVGIALVGLASAADDEGTYWQCMEAIDAADESRDRVLEMLRRLADRDRDQVLRQSEREAG from the coding sequence ATGGACGCGGTGCGGCTCATCGTGACGAGCAGGCGCGCCCTCGCGGGGACCGAGCGTGCGCCGGACATCATGACGGAGGTGTGGCAGGCGCAGGCCCTGGCACAGGCGATAGGCAGCCGGCTCGCGGTCTTCGGCCCACCCGAACTGCGCGGCGAGGCGCTGGGGTTGACCGAGCTGGCGGGCCGGGGCTGCGGGGTGCTGGACACCCCCGAAATCGACACCAAGGACCTGCGCGCGGCCCAGCTCGGCGAACTGGGCGACGCCCGCCAGGCGTTGATGTACCTCGGCGGTCTCCTCGGCGAGGTCGGCATCGCCCTCGTCGGCCTGGCGAGCGCGGCGGACGACGAGGGCACCTACTGGCAGTGCATGGAGGCCATCGATGCGGCCGACGAGTCCCGCGACCGGGTCCTGGAGATGCTCCGCAGACTCGCGGACCGGGACAGAGACCAGGTGCTACGGCAGTCCGAGAGAGAGGCGGGCTGA
- a CDS encoding beta-ketoacyl-[acyl-carrier-protein] synthase family protein: MTRRAVITGLGVVAPGGIGTKDYWALLTGGRAATRHITFFDAAGYRSRVAAEVDFDPAAAGLGVREIHRMDRSAQFAVVSAWEAVADSGLALGGLDPLRTGVSIGSAVGAATSLDQAYPLLSDEGRDWRTDTTYAVPQLYDYMVPSALAREVAWTVAAQGPVALVSTGCTSGLDALGHAAGIIAEGSADVMLAGAAEAPVCAITAASFDAIKATTPYEGDDPAEACRPFDLTRDGFVLGEGGAILVVEEKEHARRRGAHVYAEIAGFATRGNAFHMTGLRPDGTELAAAVGAALDEARLPADAVDYVNAHGSGTRQNDVHETNALKLSLGSHAYDVPVSSIKSMIGHSLGAIGSLEAAACALALEHGAVPPTANLHTPDPECDLDYVPLTARAQPLNTVLSVGSGFGGLQSALVLRKPE, translated from the coding sequence ATGACCCGACGCGCAGTGATCACAGGGCTGGGTGTGGTCGCCCCCGGTGGCATCGGCACCAAGGACTACTGGGCGCTGCTCACCGGCGGCCGGGCCGCGACCCGGCACATCACCTTCTTCGACGCCGCCGGCTACCGCTCCCGCGTCGCCGCCGAGGTCGACTTCGACCCCGCGGCCGCCGGACTCGGCGTCCGGGAGATCCACCGCATGGACCGCTCGGCGCAGTTCGCCGTGGTCAGCGCCTGGGAGGCGGTCGCGGACAGCGGACTCGCCCTCGGCGGCCTGGACCCGCTGCGCACCGGCGTCAGCATCGGCAGCGCCGTCGGCGCCGCCACCAGCCTGGACCAGGCCTACCCGCTGCTCAGCGACGAGGGCCGGGACTGGCGCACCGACACCACCTATGCCGTACCGCAGCTGTACGACTACATGGTGCCGAGCGCGCTCGCCCGCGAGGTCGCCTGGACCGTCGCCGCGCAGGGACCGGTCGCGCTGGTCTCCACCGGCTGCACCTCCGGCCTGGACGCCCTCGGCCACGCCGCCGGGATCATCGCGGAGGGGTCGGCGGACGTGATGCTGGCCGGCGCCGCGGAGGCGCCCGTGTGCGCCATCACCGCGGCCTCCTTCGACGCCATCAAGGCCACCACCCCCTATGAAGGGGACGACCCCGCCGAGGCCTGCCGGCCCTTCGACCTCACCCGCGACGGATTCGTGCTCGGCGAGGGCGGCGCCATTCTCGTGGTGGAGGAGAAGGAGCACGCCCGCCGCCGCGGCGCGCACGTCTACGCCGAGATCGCCGGGTTCGCCACCCGCGGCAACGCCTTCCACATGACCGGACTGCGCCCCGACGGCACCGAACTGGCCGCCGCGGTCGGGGCCGCCCTCGACGAGGCCCGGCTGCCCGCCGACGCCGTCGACTACGTCAACGCGCACGGCTCCGGGACCCGGCAGAACGACGTCCACGAGACCAACGCGCTCAAGCTGAGCCTCGGCTCGCACGCCTACGACGTGCCGGTCAGCTCCATCAAGTCGATGATCGGCCACTCGCTCGGCGCGATCGGCTCACTGGAGGCCGCCGCCTGCGCCCTGGCCCTGGAGCACGGTGCCGTCCCGCCCACCGCGAACCTTCACACCCCGGACCCGGAATGCGATCTCGACTACGTACCCTTGACCGCGCGGGCTCAGCCCCTCAACACAGTGCTCAGCGTGGGCAGTGGCTTCGGGGGCCTGCAGAGCGCCCTCGTGCTGAGGAAGCCCGAATGA
- a CDS encoding nucleotide pyrophosphohydrolase translates to MTEDLDVAKLQRRLAEFAAARDWQPYHTPKNLVAALSVEASELVEIFQWLTPEESARVMSDPDTAHRVTDEVADVLAYLLQLCEVLGVDLLAALAAKIDRNERRFPAP, encoded by the coding sequence GTGACAGAAGACCTCGACGTGGCGAAGCTCCAGCGCAGACTGGCCGAGTTCGCCGCGGCCCGCGACTGGCAGCCGTACCACACCCCCAAGAACCTCGTCGCCGCGCTCAGCGTGGAGGCCTCCGAACTGGTCGAGATCTTCCAGTGGCTGACCCCCGAGGAGTCGGCGCGGGTGATGTCGGACCCCGACACCGCGCACCGGGTCACGGACGAGGTCGCCGATGTGCTGGCCTACCTGCTGCAACTGTGCGAGGTGCTGGGCGTCGACCTGCTCGCCGCCCTCGCCGCCAAGATCGACCGGAACGAACGGCGCTTCCCGGCGCCGTGA
- a CDS encoding cell division protein SepF gives MNRRYDVTDEQWEGLAQVVPLRGRDAWPSAVDHRAHPEAETEPRRRFVVLRVNVFGDAREVAETLMSGIPVLLDLTGAETEVAKRVLDFSTGVVFGLSSGMHRVDRNVFLLTPNGTEVSGIMEGAGAPGS, from the coding sequence GTGAACCGCCGCTACGACGTCACCGATGAACAGTGGGAAGGGCTCGCCCAGGTCGTACCCCTGCGGGGCCGCGACGCGTGGCCGTCCGCCGTGGACCACCGCGCGCACCCGGAGGCCGAGACGGAGCCGCGCCGCCGCTTCGTCGTGCTGCGGGTGAACGTCTTCGGTGACGCCCGTGAGGTCGCCGAGACGCTGATGTCGGGGATCCCGGTCCTGCTCGACCTCACCGGGGCCGAGACCGAGGTCGCCAAGCGTGTTCTCGACTTCAGCACGGGCGTTGTCTTCGGCCTGTCCAGCGGGATGCACCGGGTCGACCGCAATGTCTTCCTGCTGACCCCGAACGGCACCGAGGTGAGCGGAATCATGGAGGGCGCGGGCGCCCCGGGGTCGTGA
- a CDS encoding YceI family protein, which translates to MTVAVETGLWQLDPAATTVALKHRTMWGLVTVKGAFAGVAGQGEVRPDGSAVGTVTLDAASLDTRNTKRDVHLRSADFFDADNHPELTFEVSGAEPGGDGAVRVDGRLTVRGISRPQSVTARLAGSDASSVTLEAEFTVDREQFGMGWNQLGMMRGLTTVTATLRFTRRDA; encoded by the coding sequence ATGACCGTCGCCGTGGAGACCGGACTGTGGCAGCTCGACCCCGCCGCCACCACCGTTGCCCTCAAGCACCGGACGATGTGGGGTCTGGTCACCGTGAAGGGCGCCTTCGCGGGCGTCGCGGGACAGGGCGAGGTACGGCCCGACGGGTCCGCCGTCGGCACCGTCACCCTGGACGCCGCCTCCCTGGACACCAGGAACACCAAGCGCGATGTGCACCTGCGCTCCGCCGACTTCTTCGACGCCGACAACCACCCCGAGCTCACCTTCGAGGTGAGCGGCGCCGAGCCGGGCGGCGATGGCGCCGTGCGCGTCGACGGCCGGCTGACCGTCCGCGGCATCAGCAGGCCGCAGTCCGTCACCGCCCGCCTGGCCGGGTCCGACGCCTCCTCGGTCACCCTGGAGGCCGAGTTCACCGTCGACCGCGAGCAGTTCGGCATGGGCTGGAACCAACTCGGCATGATGCGCGGTCTCACCACGGTCACCGCCACCCTCCGTTTCACCCGCCGGGACGCCTGA
- a CDS encoding MarR family winged helix-turn-helix transcriptional regulator encodes MADPQETPTDQLGCPAASADSLLPAELRSWMRMLAATAAVEQRLRSVVKETLDVSHDEFLILCLLAEQPREGLRMSRIAELLGRPKTRLTYQIACLQHAGLVTRQSVCGDKRGVEVGLTAKARELLTQASGTLAGTVTEALREIFGPAEREAMCGLLPGLEEETPGSGR; translated from the coding sequence ATGGCCGACCCGCAGGAGACCCCTACCGACCAGCTCGGATGCCCCGCCGCGTCCGCCGACAGCCTGCTCCCGGCCGAGCTGCGCTCCTGGATGCGGATGCTGGCCGCGACGGCGGCGGTGGAGCAGCGGCTGCGCTCGGTGGTCAAGGAGACGCTGGACGTCTCCCACGACGAGTTCCTGATCCTGTGCCTGCTGGCCGAGCAGCCCCGGGAGGGCCTGCGGATGAGCCGGATCGCGGAGCTGCTGGGCCGGCCGAAGACCCGGCTGACGTACCAGATCGCCTGTCTCCAGCACGCCGGGCTGGTCACCCGGCAGTCGGTCTGCGGGGACAAGCGCGGCGTCGAGGTCGGCCTCACGGCCAAGGCCCGCGAGCTGCTGACGCAGGCCTCCGGGACGCTCGCCGGGACGGTCACCGAGGCCCTGAGGGAGATCTTCGGCCCCGCCGAGCGCGAGGCGATGTGCGGGCTGCTGCCCGGCCTTGAGGAGGAGACACCGGGCTCGGGGCGGTGA
- a CDS encoding SDR family NAD(P)-dependent oxidoreductase has protein sequence MTYPTGEEPCGTGELPAAGAPVALVTECASGIGAAVARRLAAEGMRVVVNCERSPRAGERLAAQLPGAMCFAADIAVREQAEALVAATVERYGRLDVLVNSAGVTEVPPQRDGEAADAEVLREIFDVHVLGTWQMCVAAMPQLRAGGDGCVVNVSTVTGVRPSAGSVPYAVSRAALDNITRLLAAVAGPDVRVHAVAPGPADASPRKHPDTPEEVAEAVLAMVRSHWPSGQALTPLR, from the coding sequence ATGACGTACCCGACCGGCGAAGAGCCCTGCGGAACCGGCGAGTTGCCCGCGGCCGGGGCACCGGTCGCCCTGGTGACCGAGTGCGCCTCGGGGATCGGGGCGGCCGTGGCACGGCGGCTCGCGGCCGAGGGCATGCGGGTGGTCGTGAACTGCGAGCGCAGCCCCCGGGCCGGCGAGCGGCTCGCGGCGCAGCTGCCCGGGGCGATGTGCTTCGCCGCCGACATCGCGGTGCGCGAACAGGCCGAGGCGCTGGTCGCGGCGACCGTCGAGCGGTACGGACGGCTGGATGTGCTGGTGAACTCCGCAGGGGTGACCGAGGTACCGCCCCAGCGGGACGGCGAGGCGGCGGACGCCGAGGTGCTGCGGGAGATCTTCGACGTCCATGTCCTGGGGACCTGGCAGATGTGCGTGGCCGCGATGCCGCAGCTGCGGGCGGGCGGCGACGGGTGCGTGGTCAACGTGTCGACGGTGACGGGCGTACGGCCGTCCGCCGGCTCCGTCCCGTACGCCGTCAGCCGGGCGGCCCTGGACAACATCACCCGGCTGCTGGCGGCGGTGGCCGGTCCCGACGTCCGGGTGCACGCCGTGGCGCCCGGACCGGCGGACGCCTCCCCGCGCAAGCACCCGGACACGCCGGAGGAGGTCGCGGAGGCCGTGCTGGCGATGGTGCGGTCCCACTGGCCGTCCGGTCAGGCGCTGACACCGCTGCGCTGA
- a CDS encoding beta-ketoacyl synthase N-terminal-like domain-containing protein: MTPDLSSAPQARVRAAVTGLGVVAPNGVGTRAWWQSTLRGVSALRPARDAPVNRVPVAGEVASFVAEQYVPSRLLPQTARFTRLALAAAAEALDDADVDPASMEEYGTGVFTASSAGGYEFGQHEMSALWRTGSDSVSAYQSFAWFYAACTGQVSIRHGMRGASGTLVTEQCGGLDAVGQARRRLGDGTRVLLAGGSDAGLCPLGWAGHLATGQVSPHSRPDRAYLPFHQDASGYVPGEGAAYVVLEERSAAEERGAEVLGEVAGYAAAFDPPTGPGNLGRAARLALEDAGATTDDIDVVFADASGVPALDEAEAEVIGELFGPYGVPVAVPKTMTGRIGAGGSTLDLVAALLALRDGVLPPAAHVDRPKDGWHLDLVTGAPRPVDLRAALVLARGHGGFNSAAVVVR; this comes from the coding sequence ATGACCCCCGACCTCTCCTCCGCACCGCAGGCCCGGGTGCGCGCGGCCGTCACCGGCCTCGGCGTCGTCGCCCCCAACGGCGTCGGCACCCGCGCCTGGTGGCAGTCGACCCTGCGCGGGGTCAGCGCCCTGCGCCCGGCCCGCGACGCGCCCGTCAACCGCGTCCCGGTCGCCGGTGAGGTCGCCTCCTTCGTGGCCGAACAGTACGTGCCCAGCAGGCTGTTGCCGCAGACCGCCCGCTTCACCCGGCTGGCGCTGGCCGCGGCCGCCGAGGCCCTGGACGACGCCGATGTCGACCCCGCCTCGATGGAGGAGTACGGCACCGGCGTGTTCACCGCCAGCTCGGCAGGCGGCTACGAGTTCGGGCAGCACGAGATGAGCGCCCTGTGGCGCACCGGCAGCGACAGCGTCAGCGCCTACCAGTCCTTCGCCTGGTTCTACGCCGCCTGCACCGGCCAGGTCTCCATCCGGCACGGCATGCGGGGCGCCAGCGGCACCCTCGTCACCGAACAGTGCGGGGGCCTGGACGCGGTGGGCCAGGCCCGGCGGCGCCTCGGCGACGGCACCAGGGTGCTGCTGGCCGGGGGCTCCGACGCGGGCCTGTGCCCGCTGGGCTGGGCGGGCCACCTCGCCACCGGACAGGTCAGCCCGCACAGCCGCCCGGACCGCGCCTACCTGCCCTTCCACCAGGACGCCTCCGGTTATGTGCCGGGCGAGGGCGCCGCCTACGTCGTACTGGAGGAACGGTCCGCCGCCGAGGAGCGGGGCGCGGAGGTGCTCGGCGAGGTCGCCGGGTACGCCGCCGCGTTCGACCCGCCGACCGGGCCCGGCAACCTCGGACGGGCGGCCCGCCTCGCCCTGGAGGACGCGGGGGCGACCACCGACGACATCGACGTCGTCTTCGCCGACGCCTCCGGGGTGCCCGCCCTGGACGAGGCCGAGGCCGAGGTGATCGGCGAGCTCTTCGGGCCGTACGGCGTCCCCGTCGCCGTCCCCAAGACGATGACCGGACGGATCGGCGCGGGCGGCTCCACGCTCGACCTGGTGGCCGCCCTGCTGGCGCTGCGCGACGGGGTGCTGCCGCCGGCCGCGCACGTGGACCGGCCCAAGGACGGCTGGCACCTCGACCTCGTCACCGGCGCCCCCCGCCCGGTCGACCTGCGCGCCGCACTGGTGCTGGCACGCGGCCACGGCGGCTTCAACTCGGCCGCGGTGGTGGTCAGGTGA